In a genomic window of Pseudoliparis swirei isolate HS2019 ecotype Mariana Trench chromosome 20, NWPU_hadal_v1, whole genome shotgun sequence:
- the LOC130210982 gene encoding inositol-tetrakisphosphate 1-kinase-like isoform X2 produces MERSEPPTLDIPLSLSPPLSLSLFLLSLDRHKHTHTHTHTHTHTHSQMSGGRVGFCLSDKKRKRMNLDAFAVFCEGRGVEVVQIDLAQPLAHQGPFDIIVHKLSDVIVEAEQDSQSQKLLDNFQSYASAHPSTVLLDPLPAMTRLLDRFASYQIMSELRQSLRVCKTRVAHGSLSHEMSLVFSGGGLADIRPPCVLQSFVNHGAVLHKVFVVGDRHFCVERPSLKNFPSGPCDRKTIFFNSHLVSKPDSNSDLTALDERTACRPPPSSEAVAALVGELRVQLGMALFGVDLIVSIHTHTPIVIDINIFPGYEGVPQFFSALLSHIESVLDQRQAKDSPRSAQTGSPSSGP; encoded by the exons ATGGAGAGGAGCGAGCCACCGACATTagacatccctctctccctctctccccccctctctctctctctttttctgctgTCACTTGAccgccacaaacacacacatacacacacacacacacacacacacacacacagccaaatgTCGGGCGGCAGGGTCGGCTTCTGTCTCAGCGATAAGAAACGCAAGAGGATGAACCTGGACGCCTTTGCCGTCTTCTGTGA AGGCCGCGGCGTGGAGGTGGTGCAG ATCGACCTCGCTCAGCCGCTGGCGCACCAGGGGCCCTTCGACATCATCGTTCACAAGCTGTCCGACGTCATCGTGGAGGCCGAGCAAGACAGCCAATCGCAGAAGCTCCTGGACAACTTCCAG AGCTACGCGTCGGCTCACCCCTCCACGGTTCTTCTCGACCCGTTGCCCGCCATGACCCGGCTGCTGGACCGCTTCGCCTCTTACCAGATCATGAGCGAGCTGCGccagtcactccgag TTTGTAAAACCCGGGTGGCCCACGGCTCCCTTTCCCACGAG ATGTCTCTGGTCTTCAGCGGCGGCGGCCTGGCGGACATCCGTCCTCCCTGCGTCCTCCAGAGCTTCGTGAACCACGGCGCCGTCCTGCACAAGGTGTTCGTGGTGGGAGACCGCCACTTCTGCGTGGAGAGGCCGTCGCTCAAGAACTTCCCCTCGGGCCCCTGTG ACAGGAAGACCATCTTCTTCAACAGCCACCTGGTGTCCAAGCCGGATTCGAACTCCGACCTCACAGCA CTGGACGAGCGGACGGCGTGCCGGCCTCCGCCCAGCTCCGAGGCCGTGGCGGCGCTGGTCGGAGAGCTGCGGGTCCAGCTCGGCATGGCCCTGTTCGGCGTGGACCTCATCGTCAGCATTCACACGCACACGCCCATCGTGATCGACATCAACATCTTCCCAG gcTACGAGGGAGTGCCCCAGTTCTTCTCGGCCCTGCTCAGCCACATCGAGTCCGTGTTGGACCAACGCCAGGCGAAGGACTCTCCTCGCTCGGCGCAGACGGGAAGTCCGTCTTCGGGGCCGTGA
- the LOC130210982 gene encoding inositol-tetrakisphosphate 1-kinase-like isoform X1 has protein sequence MERSEPPTLDIPLSLSPPLSLSLFLLSLDRHKHTHTHTHTHTHTHSQMSGGRVGFCLSDKKRKRMNLDAFAVFCEGRGVEVVQIDLAQPLAHQGPFDIIVHKLSDVIVEAEQDSQSQKLLDNFQSYASAHPSTVLLDPLPAMTRLLDRFASYQIMSELRQSLRDWRICSPPYLEIHDVSDLPSIQQAMRTQGVSFPLICKTRVAHGSLSHEMSLVFSGGGLADIRPPCVLQSFVNHGAVLHKVFVVGDRHFCVERPSLKNFPSGPCDRKTIFFNSHLVSKPDSNSDLTALDERTACRPPPSSEAVAALVGELRVQLGMALFGVDLIVSIHTHTPIVIDINIFPGYEGVPQFFSALLSHIESVLDQRQAKDSPRSAQTGSPSSGP, from the exons ATGGAGAGGAGCGAGCCACCGACATTagacatccctctctccctctctccccccctctctctctctctttttctgctgTCACTTGAccgccacaaacacacacatacacacacacacacacacacacacacacacagccaaatgTCGGGCGGCAGGGTCGGCTTCTGTCTCAGCGATAAGAAACGCAAGAGGATGAACCTGGACGCCTTTGCCGTCTTCTGTGA AGGCCGCGGCGTGGAGGTGGTGCAG ATCGACCTCGCTCAGCCGCTGGCGCACCAGGGGCCCTTCGACATCATCGTTCACAAGCTGTCCGACGTCATCGTGGAGGCCGAGCAAGACAGCCAATCGCAGAAGCTCCTGGACAACTTCCAG AGCTACGCGTCGGCTCACCCCTCCACGGTTCTTCTCGACCCGTTGCCCGCCATGACCCGGCTGCTGGACCGCTTCGCCTCTTACCAGATCATGAGCGAGCTGCGccagtcactccgag ACTGGCGTATCTGCAGTCCTCCGTATCTGGAGATCCACGATGTCAGTGACCTGCCGTCCATCCAACAGGCCATGAGGACCCAGGGCGTGAGCTTTCCTCTCA TTTGTAAAACCCGGGTGGCCCACGGCTCCCTTTCCCACGAG ATGTCTCTGGTCTTCAGCGGCGGCGGCCTGGCGGACATCCGTCCTCCCTGCGTCCTCCAGAGCTTCGTGAACCACGGCGCCGTCCTGCACAAGGTGTTCGTGGTGGGAGACCGCCACTTCTGCGTGGAGAGGCCGTCGCTCAAGAACTTCCCCTCGGGCCCCTGTG ACAGGAAGACCATCTTCTTCAACAGCCACCTGGTGTCCAAGCCGGATTCGAACTCCGACCTCACAGCA CTGGACGAGCGGACGGCGTGCCGGCCTCCGCCCAGCTCCGAGGCCGTGGCGGCGCTGGTCGGAGAGCTGCGGGTCCAGCTCGGCATGGCCCTGTTCGGCGTGGACCTCATCGTCAGCATTCACACGCACACGCCCATCGTGATCGACATCAACATCTTCCCAG gcTACGAGGGAGTGCCCCAGTTCTTCTCGGCCCTGCTCAGCCACATCGAGTCCGTGTTGGACCAACGCCAGGCGAAGGACTCTCCTCGCTCGGCGCAGACGGGAAGTCCGTCTTCGGGGCCGTGA
- the LOC130210984 gene encoding cilia- and flagella-associated protein 251-like, producing the protein MEEPRIEDRGRDNEEEQAKELEELLAEEITKKGTEERNDEELKELLKELKKKRDEAVKEREAQKGSEQKEEEEEEEKEKEDNGKEGDPAGEEEEKQRIEERRKSEVELMVEREKVEKELKELLTEQESKSKLEQERERQEKQEELDELVRKMKRVKEEQETQGGEKEDGSDQRAAEEEEEEEKEWGRGDKGPGKKTENEVEKKRKKGEEEEKEEVPAEVKEPQQKRVMEKASDEATQQFERQREKDDEDEDDEGDYVREDGEGQEEDDDEEGDAGEDEGEELLEIEAELRKVAAELRELHRG; encoded by the exons ATGGAGGAGCCACGCATCGAAGACAGAGGGCGGGACAACGAGGAGGAGCAAGccaaggagctggaggagctgctggccgAGGAGATCACCAAGAaggggacggaggagaggaacgacGAGGAGCTCAAAGAACTGCTGAAGGAGCTGAAGAAGAAGCGCGACGAGGCCGTGAAGGAGAGGGAGGCCCAGAAGGGCTCCGagcagaaggaagaggaggaggaggaggagaaggaaaaggaggacaacgggaaggagggagatccggcaggggaggaggaggagaagcagaggatcgaggagaggaggaagagcgaggtggagctgatggtggagagggagaaggtggagaaggagctgaaggagctgctcacggagcaggagagcaagagcaagctggagcaggagagggagcggcaggagaagcaggaggagctggacgaaCTGGTCAGGAAGATGAAGCgggtgaaggaggagcaggagacgcAAGGCGGGGAGAAGGAGGACGGCTCGGATCAgagggcggcggaggaggaggaggaggaggagaaggagtgggGCCGGGGCGATAAGGGGCCCGGTAAGAAAACAGAGAACGAGgtcgagaagaagaggaagaagggggaggaggaggagaaggaggaggtgccGGCCGAGGTGAAGGAGCCGCAGCAGaagagagtgatggagaaggCGAGCGACGAAGCCACGCAGCAGTTTGAGCGCCAGCGGGAGAAGGATGACGAAGACGAGGATGACGAGGGCGATTACGTCAGGGAGGACGGcgaggggcaggaggaggacgacgacgaggagggCGACGCCGGAGAAGACGAAGGGGAG gagctgctggagatTGAAGCAGAGTTGCGTAAAGTCGCTGCAGAGCTGAGGGAGCTTCACCGAGGAtaa